A region of Pleionea litopenaei DNA encodes the following proteins:
- a CDS encoding DUF3579 domain-containing protein: MQLADNEKLVIIGLNQAGQKFRPSDWAERLCGSLCTFRNRRMYYSPLLRPAVIDGVKCVIVDAKLASEQSEMFQYVLGFVQENALKTEIQAK, from the coding sequence ATGCAACTGGCAGACAACGAAAAACTGGTCATTATCGGATTGAATCAGGCAGGGCAAAAATTTCGGCCGTCCGACTGGGCAGAACGGCTGTGCGGCAGTTTATGCACTTTTCGAAACCGTCGAATGTACTACTCTCCCCTACTTAGGCCTGCGGTTATCGATGGTGTAAAGTGTGTCATCGTTGACGCCAAATTAGCCTCCGAGCAATCGGAGATGTTCCAGTATGTACTGGGCTTTGTGCAAGAAAATGCCCTAAAAACTGAGATCCAGGCCAAATAA